Proteins encoded in a region of the Fibrobacter sp. UWB15 genome:
- a CDS encoding carbohydrate binding domain-containing protein, which yields MNVKPHKASWACALGVLLLASFSFAGYGFSDYRDRDQSRFVTKQAKPFRPDKDVVSVVMREAIPRGGGYTYQYPRENPEPVLTDKYAMEGALSMEIELIASDYSGVAICIAGSVDLTPYFEEGVLEFWIKGAQGGENALFVLVDDGVKSGGESLQVKLRSKSLGEITTEWKHFSIPLKLFGTTGVYWDAKNTREVMLPFSWSNFKGFRLEVRKDENESFKVWIDDIVIKKHGKAYEGPMNYPFRNEI from the coding sequence ATGAACGTAAAACCGCATAAAGCAAGTTGGGCGTGCGCCTTGGGCGTTCTCCTTTTAGCGTCTTTCTCTTTTGCTGGTTATGGTTTTAGCGATTACCGCGACCGCGACCAGTCCCGTTTTGTCACTAAGCAAGCGAAGCCTTTCAGACCCGACAAGGATGTCGTGTCTGTCGTGATGCGCGAAGCTATTCCGCGTGGTGGTGGATACACCTACCAGTACCCGCGTGAAAACCCCGAACCGGTTCTTACGGACAAGTATGCTATGGAAGGCGCCCTTTCCATGGAAATTGAACTTATTGCAAGCGACTATTCCGGCGTGGCTATTTGTATTGCCGGTTCCGTTGACTTGACCCCCTATTTCGAAGAAGGCGTCCTCGAGTTCTGGATCAAGGGTGCCCAGGGTGGCGAAAATGCCTTGTTCGTGTTGGTGGACGACGGTGTGAAGAGCGGTGGCGAATCCTTGCAGGTGAAGCTCCGTTCCAAGAGCCTCGGCGAAATCACCACCGAATGGAAACACTTCAGCATTCCGCTCAAATTGTTCGGTACGACTGGTGTGTATTGGGATGCCAAGAACACTCGTGAAGTCATGCTGCCGTTTAGCTGGAGCAACTTCAAGGGATTCCGTCTTGAAGTCCGTAAAGATGAAAACGAGTCCTTCAAGGTCTGGATTGACGATATCGTGATCAAGAAGCATGGCAAGGCTTACGAAGGTCCGATGAACTATCCGTTCCGCAACGAGATTTAA
- a CDS encoding glycoside hydrolase family 5 protein, which yields MAALGIVFGACSSEGNPHTAATVTPKESPDTTKQESRVIVPVDYSLGRAMNARIGKGINFGNSWDSRGNRLDSSWGNPIADSDFEFIKKAGFNSVRIPVRWQQNSDYGTHTVDPERLKGVKEDIQLAISQGLVVVLDFHHYDELNCAGGGGSKCTYDSTAYEKEKEHFLGMWAQVASEFNAPEFPDSMVVLEILNEPTIPNAERVDALMNDAYQVIRAAAPGKTIMFESYHSAKFADLNILHLPADGNIIYSGHYYEPYGYSHQGHSYSCRGDEAYGNTAFEDLKKYVLQAKTLYPDIDGVNSIPLNMGEFGISGGTPYANKNTCKEGESLPTPEKKALWAKLSITAAETYNISWNYWGFTGVGGFEAASRNFDDAITWYEGFPTAFGL from the coding sequence GTGGCCGCATTAGGCATCGTCTTTGGCGCATGCTCTAGCGAAGGCAATCCCCATACCGCAGCGACGGTAACCCCCAAGGAATCACCCGATACGACCAAACAAGAATCACGCGTTATTGTCCCTGTCGACTATAGCCTCGGCCGCGCCATGAACGCCCGCATTGGCAAGGGTATCAACTTTGGCAATTCCTGGGATTCCAGGGGCAACAGGCTCGACAGCAGCTGGGGAAACCCCATTGCAGACTCGGATTTTGAATTCATAAAAAAAGCCGGTTTCAACTCGGTCCGCATTCCCGTACGTTGGCAACAGAATTCCGACTACGGCACACACACTGTAGACCCCGAAAGACTTAAAGGCGTCAAAGAAGACATTCAACTCGCCATAAGTCAAGGACTCGTCGTTGTTCTCGACTTCCACCATTACGACGAACTGAACTGTGCTGGAGGTGGCGGATCTAAATGCACCTACGATTCCACCGCCTACGAAAAAGAAAAGGAACATTTCCTCGGTATGTGGGCACAGGTCGCAAGCGAATTTAACGCCCCCGAGTTCCCGGACTCCATGGTTGTACTCGAAATCTTGAACGAACCCACCATTCCTAACGCCGAACGCGTAGACGCCCTGATGAATGACGCTTACCAGGTGATTCGTGCGGCAGCCCCGGGCAAAACAATCATGTTCGAATCTTACCATTCGGCTAAATTTGCAGACCTCAACATTTTGCACCTCCCCGCCGACGGAAACATCATCTATTCGGGTCACTACTACGAACCCTATGGATACAGCCACCAGGGCCACAGCTACAGCTGCAGGGGCGACGAAGCATACGGCAATACGGCTTTTGAAGACCTGAAGAAATACGTATTGCAGGCCAAGACGCTTTACCCCGACATAGACGGAGTAAACAGCATTCCCCTGAACATGGGCGAATTCGGCATCTCGGGCGGAACACCCTACGCCAACAAGAACACCTGCAAAGAAGGCGAATCGCTCCCCACTCCAGAAAAGAAAGCGCTTTGGGCCAAATTGAGCATCACCGCAGCTGAAACCTACAACATTTCCTGGAACTACTGGGGATTTACAGGTGTAGGCGGATTCGAAGCCGCATCACGCAACTTCGACGATGCCATCACATGGTACGAAGGATTCCCCACCGCATTCGGACTGTAA
- the lpxA gene encoding acyl-ACP--UDP-N-acetylglucosamine O-acyltransferase yields the protein MIHPSAFVSPQAKVHDSAVIGPWCLVDAHAEIAEGVILESRVHVYGGVLVGKNTHVYDGAILGGPPQDLKYAGEPTRLEIGENCTIREYCTLNRGTVQGGGCTHVANKVLVMAYSHIAHDCDIREGVVIANSCQLGGHVRIGEYATIGGVTAIQQRNQVGAYAFVGGTHKVDRDVPPCTKASGNPIRYGALNLHALRLHPESFPEERIQALSRAYRELYRSGRPVADVVEELKKGPEPLFQAFFDEHWGGTLVRP from the coding sequence ATGATCCATCCTTCTGCATTTGTAAGCCCGCAAGCCAAAGTTCACGATTCAGCTGTTATTGGCCCGTGGTGTTTGGTAGATGCCCATGCCGAAATTGCCGAAGGTGTCATATTGGAGTCCCGCGTGCATGTCTATGGCGGGGTTTTGGTCGGGAAAAATACTCATGTTTACGATGGCGCCATTTTGGGCGGCCCTCCGCAAGATTTAAAGTACGCGGGCGAGCCTACCCGACTCGAAATTGGCGAAAATTGCACGATTCGCGAATATTGTACTCTCAATCGCGGCACGGTTCAGGGCGGCGGTTGCACGCATGTGGCAAACAAGGTCCTTGTGATGGCCTACTCGCACATCGCCCATGACTGCGATATCCGTGAGGGCGTCGTCATTGCGAACAGCTGCCAATTGGGCGGCCACGTGCGCATCGGCGAATATGCGACTATCGGCGGCGTGACCGCTATCCAGCAGCGCAATCAGGTCGGCGCCTACGCTTTCGTGGGTGGCACCCACAAGGTCGACCGTGACGTTCCCCCATGCACCAAGGCATCGGGGAACCCCATCCGCTACGGCGCCTTGAACCTGCATGCGCTCCGCCTGCATCCCGAAAGCTTCCCCGAAGAGCGGATCCAGGCGCTTTCCCGCGCCTACCGCGAACTTTACCGCAGCGGGCGCCCTGTCGCCGACGTTGTCGAAGAACTCAAAAAAGGCCCGGAACCTTTGTTCCAAGCCTTCTTTGACGAGCATTGGGGCGGCACTCTCGTGCGCCCGTAG
- a CDS encoding glycosyltransferase, protein MGGIIIACLTALYVLLFLFFIIGVIRTHRYRGPKATPSVTVVVPMRNEEEFAQRTLEALAEQDYVGQWEVICVDDRSTDSTKEILEKFAATHPKFRVLSLSPDLPQIASPKKRALESAFKIAKYEVLLTMDADCIPRKSWITAMAGRFNDGICIVQGPKQNNGSRTMPHLYQKLETLGYTAMEAAGFSWGHPIVASAACLAYKKDLFFAVGGFGDLVNLSSGDDDMLIHKMMKIPGTKVCYNLDKDAVIETAPVHTWKQLFNQRARWSSNGTNYESKAYVLMLTLIYTYYIWMFISPWCVLFLDCPWQWCIFSILPKILVDFVFLMIASWKLHAKRKMLAFLPTEIIQVPMIVFAVPAGITGLFRWK, encoded by the coding sequence ATGGGTGGTATTATCATTGCATGCCTTACGGCGCTGTATGTATTGTTGTTCCTATTTTTCATAATAGGAGTTATTCGCACGCACCGTTACAGAGGCCCCAAGGCAACCCCGAGCGTGACTGTCGTAGTGCCTATGCGCAATGAAGAAGAATTCGCGCAGCGCACGTTGGAAGCTCTTGCCGAGCAGGATTACGTGGGCCAGTGGGAAGTGATTTGCGTCGACGACCGCTCGACGGATTCCACCAAGGAAATTCTCGAAAAGTTTGCGGCCACCCACCCGAAATTCAGGGTACTCAGCCTTTCACCCGATTTGCCGCAAATTGCAAGCCCCAAGAAGCGCGCCCTGGAAAGCGCCTTCAAGATTGCAAAGTACGAAGTGCTTTTGACGATGGATGCAGACTGCATTCCGCGCAAAAGCTGGATTACCGCTATGGCGGGCCGCTTTAACGACGGCATTTGCATTGTGCAAGGCCCTAAGCAGAATAACGGCAGCCGCACCATGCCGCACCTTTACCAAAAACTCGAAACCCTGGGTTACACCGCCATGGAAGCAGCAGGCTTTAGCTGGGGGCACCCGATTGTGGCAAGCGCCGCCTGCCTCGCCTACAAAAAGGACCTGTTCTTTGCGGTGGGCGGTTTCGGCGACCTGGTGAACCTTTCGAGCGGCGACGACGACATGCTCATCCACAAGATGATGAAAATCCCGGGCACCAAGGTCTGCTACAACCTGGATAAGGACGCAGTGATCGAAACCGCCCCGGTGCACACCTGGAAGCAGCTCTTTAACCAACGCGCTCGTTGGAGCAGCAACGGCACCAACTACGAAAGTAAGGCGTACGTCTTGATGCTCACGCTGATTTACACCTACTACATCTGGATGTTCATTAGCCCGTGGTGCGTGCTCTTTTTGGATTGCCCATGGCAGTGGTGCATTTTCAGCATTCTGCCCAAGATTCTGGTGGACTTTGTATTCCTGATGATTGCTTCTTGGAAATTGCATGCCAAGCGCAAGATGCTTGCATTCTTGCCCACCGAAATTATTCAGGTTCCGATGATAGTGTTTGCGGTACCCGCAGGCATTACAGGTTTATTCCGCTGGAAATAA
- a CDS encoding CCA tRNA nucleotidyltransferase, with product MAKLQTLSGEWFEPDLPGRLLKIAGDIREAGGRAFLVGGWVRDALLGKSCRDYDVEVYDMAQDALVPILSKYGRTNLVGKAFGVIHLAMKGLSLDFSFPRTESKVGYGHRGFVVHTDEKLSFKEAALRRDFTINAMGMELPELTLCDPYGGIDDLKSHTLRHVGPAFAEDSLRILRGVQFASRFGCTLAPSTVELCRTLSLDDLSVERLFEEFKKWLLKPGKPSLGLKAFLDIKLDEYFPEIYPFKNSWETLGAILDNMVPWRDTLPEAQAMEFAFAALLCGSAETSLKFLERITNETHLLKIVPPLLKAYQELDTAIVDDAPALRRLAVKLGGLKLLGLLVKCTPREFYAGSTADGECFADKFWNASNGLDLIEEAPQPYLMGKMLMDMGVKPGKQMGEIIKKSFELQLDGEIKNAEEAVAWARKMCNV from the coding sequence ATGGCTAAATTGCAGACGCTCTCGGGTGAATGGTTCGAACCGGATTTGCCGGGGCGCCTTCTCAAAATTGCTGGCGATATCCGCGAAGCGGGCGGCCGTGCGTTTTTAGTAGGCGGCTGGGTCCGCGATGCGCTTTTAGGCAAGTCCTGTCGCGACTACGATGTCGAAGTCTACGATATGGCGCAAGACGCGCTTGTTCCGATTCTTTCGAAGTACGGCCGCACGAATTTGGTGGGCAAGGCCTTCGGCGTGATTCACTTAGCCATGAAGGGCCTTTCGCTTGATTTTTCGTTCCCGCGTACCGAAAGCAAGGTGGGCTATGGCCACCGCGGCTTCGTGGTGCATACCGACGAAAAACTCTCCTTCAAGGAAGCTGCCCTCCGCCGCGACTTTACGATTAATGCCATGGGCATGGAACTTCCGGAACTCACGCTTTGCGACCCTTACGGCGGTATTGACGACTTGAAGTCGCATACGCTGCGTCATGTGGGTCCGGCCTTTGCCGAAGATTCCTTGCGTATTTTGCGCGGGGTGCAGTTTGCCAGCCGTTTCGGTTGCACGCTTGCGCCCTCTACGGTAGAACTTTGCCGCACGCTTTCGCTCGACGACTTGAGCGTAGAACGCCTGTTCGAAGAATTCAAGAAGTGGCTTTTGAAGCCCGGCAAACCTTCGCTTGGCCTCAAGGCTTTCTTGGATATCAAACTCGACGAATATTTTCCCGAAATTTATCCGTTCAAGAATTCCTGGGAAACGCTTGGCGCGATTCTCGATAACATGGTTCCTTGGCGCGATACCTTGCCCGAGGCGCAGGCGATGGAATTTGCCTTTGCCGCCCTCTTGTGTGGCTCCGCTGAAACTTCGCTCAAGTTCCTGGAACGCATCACGAACGAAACGCACTTGCTCAAGATTGTGCCTCCGCTTTTGAAGGCTTACCAAGAACTGGATACGGCTATTGTAGACGATGCTCCGGCACTTCGTCGCCTCGCGGTAAAGCTCGGCGGCTTAAAGTTACTTGGCTTGCTCGTAAAATGCACTCCCCGTGAATTCTATGCGGGCTCCACGGCCGATGGCGAATGCTTTGCCGACAAGTTCTGGAATGCATCAAACGGACTGGATTTGATTGAAGAGGCTCCACAGCCTTACCTGATGGGCAAAATGCTCATGGATATGGGCGTCAAGCCGGGCAAGCAAATGGGCGAAATCATCAAAAAAAGTTTTGAACTGCAACTTGACGGCGAAATCAAGAATGCAGAAGAAGCTGTCGCCTGGGCGAGAAAGATGTGTAATGTTTAA
- a CDS encoding gliding motility-associated C-terminal domain-containing protein has translation MKFKFLVSCLLLLAAYVGAADKWGAFSDPFPIRDAAPFGEFGVILATDGGIRYRTPLEEAIFHSENGLETSRFNAVVTTEQGTYAISEFGLVAKFQLNDQPWTVLSRSYVKNGVRTIPHGAVAVGNILVIAFEDRIAFFDLSRNLSILTIDRVGSRALSITPVREIAAHGDSLYVRFNEGVYARKMDWANVPTDKRLSDPTLWSLLPSGVSVEGFETPLAPIVVDSETLTDPILFHEDGSRKVRWQIESKEGTYLVGSEYIFFRKKADKKILDLTEVEGDTPGEVYELRATPVGGVLAATVDGKLSHGNINGWGKPQYLYGTLGNDFNARQIRMKTLSILPDERVFYHIWGFVYLVLSHWGPEIEYYFRATDGYCFENYLENYVVSVGSTPAPDNSGFLTTNASKNGYGVVYITKDGEIHCANQVGKQWVPGVMYSKLDDDGNWLIYVASRDGNVLASEGGLDLIKFPAPKANGGELVNPTVKTYSGIKPSPIDMVYDSLNNRLWVVSMSNIAYLDAEEDSLLIPSSTNGMLGAEFTSIDMDVRGNLWVGTSNQGVFRLTPKKGDPDVLQVEHFTTKDGLLDNNVADVAIDPVFGVAWFAHDNGVSFYVRNDLRDARKNMTDSAKIDVYAYPVPFRPGLHALFTIDGIADNSTVAIYNRGGALIKSFRNKDVLGGKVEWDGMDKSGVVAPGVYYYVVKSGSKVKKGKFIIVH, from the coding sequence GTGAAGTTTAAATTTCTTGTTTCTTGCTTGCTGCTGTTGGCAGCTTATGTAGGCGCTGCCGATAAATGGGGGGCGTTCTCGGATCCGTTTCCTATTCGTGATGCAGCCCCTTTTGGTGAATTCGGTGTGATTCTTGCTACCGATGGTGGCATCCGTTACCGAACGCCTCTCGAAGAGGCTATATTCCATTCCGAAAATGGGCTGGAAACATCCCGCTTTAATGCGGTGGTCACTACGGAACAAGGAACTTATGCAATCTCTGAATTTGGCTTGGTGGCAAAATTTCAGCTGAACGATCAACCTTGGACCGTTCTCAGCCGTTCCTATGTAAAAAATGGCGTCCGTACAATACCCCATGGCGCTGTGGCCGTTGGAAACATATTGGTGATTGCCTTTGAAGATCGTATCGCGTTCTTTGATTTGTCAAGGAACTTGTCCATATTGACAATTGATCGAGTCGGCTCCAGAGCCCTTTCCATAACGCCGGTTCGCGAAATTGCTGCACATGGGGATTCCCTCTATGTTCGGTTCAACGAAGGCGTTTATGCGCGCAAGATGGATTGGGCGAACGTGCCCACTGATAAACGCTTGAGCGATCCCACCTTATGGTCTCTCCTGCCGTCTGGCGTTTCGGTGGAGGGGTTTGAAACACCTCTTGCCCCAATTGTAGTGGATTCGGAAACTTTGACGGACCCCATTCTGTTCCATGAAGATGGGTCACGCAAGGTCAGGTGGCAAATCGAATCCAAGGAAGGTACTTACTTGGTTGGCTCTGAATATATTTTCTTCCGCAAGAAGGCGGACAAAAAAATTCTAGATCTGACCGAAGTTGAAGGGGATACTCCTGGCGAAGTGTACGAATTGCGTGCGACACCTGTCGGCGGCGTTCTTGCGGCAACGGTGGATGGCAAATTGAGCCATGGCAACATTAACGGATGGGGTAAGCCTCAATACCTTTACGGAACCTTGGGTAACGACTTCAATGCCCGCCAGATTAGAATGAAGACTTTGTCCATTTTGCCCGATGAACGAGTGTTCTATCATATTTGGGGCTTTGTCTATTTGGTGCTTTCTCATTGGGGCCCGGAAATCGAATACTATTTCCGCGCTACAGATGGCTATTGCTTTGAAAACTATCTGGAAAATTACGTGGTTTCTGTCGGGTCAACTCCCGCTCCCGATAATTCCGGTTTCTTGACGACAAATGCTTCGAAGAACGGCTACGGCGTCGTCTACATTACCAAAGACGGCGAAATCCACTGTGCCAACCAAGTGGGTAAACAGTGGGTGCCGGGCGTCATGTATTCGAAATTGGATGACGACGGTAATTGGCTTATTTATGTTGCTAGCAGAGACGGAAACGTTCTTGCTAGCGAGGGTGGGCTGGACCTGATCAAGTTCCCTGCACCCAAGGCCAATGGCGGCGAATTGGTGAATCCGACTGTCAAGACTTATAGCGGAATCAAGCCGTCTCCTATCGACATGGTTTACGATTCTCTGAATAACCGTCTGTGGGTCGTGTCAATGTCGAATATCGCTTACCTTGATGCCGAAGAAGATTCATTGTTGATTCCTTCTTCTACAAATGGCATGCTCGGCGCAGAATTTACTTCTATTGACATGGACGTTCGCGGAAATTTGTGGGTGGGAACGTCTAACCAGGGCGTGTTCCGTTTGACGCCGAAGAAGGGTGATCCGGATGTTTTGCAGGTTGAACACTTTACCACGAAAGACGGCTTGCTTGATAACAATGTTGCCGATGTTGCTATTGATCCGGTGTTTGGTGTCGCCTGGTTTGCACATGATAATGGCGTGAGCTTTTACGTCCGCAACGACCTCCGAGACGCCCGCAAGAATATGACTGACTCCGCCAAGATCGATGTCTATGCATACCCAGTTCCCTTCAGGCCTGGGCTTCATGCACTGTTCACCATCGATGGCATTGCCGACAATTCGACGGTCGCAATCTACAACCGTGGTGGCGCCTTGATAAAGTCTTTCCGCAACAAAGATGTGTTGGGAGGAAAGGTTGAATGGGATGGCATGGATAAGTCCGGTGTCGTCGCTCCGGGAGTCTACTACTATGTGGTAAAAAGCGGCTCCAAGGTCAAGAAGGGTAAGTTCATAATCGTACATTAA
- a CDS encoding RNA polymerase sigma factor produces MAKSRILTEEPPEWVEKVWRKNASQIYKLCQTQSNDDDNAKDLFQEVALRLCRSAGTLDLKKPIYPWLRTVVHNTFFDMNRRMLPVIPFSQLSDVYVPYDVTDKKDAVQELRERRKWLFVRRELDYLMEDLTAAERMAVEIHCVGEIRVADACLYCGVNRGTFLSRKKVALRKMRKKKDIYISKFKNSESSCLKLDDLLTRASEFS; encoded by the coding sequence ATGGCTAAATCCAGAATTTTAACAGAAGAACCTCCCGAATGGGTTGAAAAAGTGTGGCGCAAGAATGCCTCACAAATTTACAAACTCTGTCAGACCCAGAGTAACGATGATGATAACGCGAAAGACCTTTTTCAAGAGGTTGCGCTCCGATTATGCCGGTCTGCAGGCACGTTGGACCTTAAAAAGCCGATATATCCCTGGTTACGGACGGTTGTCCATAACACATTTTTCGATATGAATCGGAGAATGTTGCCCGTAATCCCCTTTTCTCAGTTGTCAGATGTATATGTGCCTTACGATGTCACCGATAAAAAGGACGCCGTACAGGAATTGCGTGAACGGCGAAAGTGGCTCTTTGTCCGCCGTGAGTTGGACTACTTGATGGAAGACCTGACGGCTGCCGAGCGGATGGCTGTGGAAATTCATTGTGTCGGGGAAATCCGTGTTGCGGATGCCTGTCTTTATTGTGGCGTCAACCGAGGAACATTTCTAAGCAGAAAAAAGGTTGCCTTGAGAAAGATGCGTAAAAAGAAAGATATTTATATATCAAAGTTTAAAAATAGTGAAAGTTCTTGCTTGAAATTGGATGATTTGCTAACGCGGGCAAGTGAATTTTCGTAA
- a CDS encoding thioredoxin family protein, whose product MNSMPPPEMQMQYSAGALKDSGKLTVWVTIPEKWHVNANEVTDEFLKPSSIEVKAEGIEFGDVVWPKPIKEYNEALELEILTFRGEFKIEIPVKAVADKYDSLGTEATFHYQACDNSICLAPASKTISLSENAAGAKSSNVNSSAKKNDSENEVAANKRGNENLEASATEAAENSAASAGIIALLFFAFLGGIILNLMPCVLPVLSLKLFSLIKQAGESRGRLLALGGATTAGILASFWVLAAVVAAVKAGGGSAGWGMQFQSAGFIAFMVVILTAFAMSFFGVFEVWLPWGATTKMDEAGHKAGFAGAFFTGALLVLLSTPCSAPFLGTAMGFAFTASTPVLFLFFTAAGLGLALPYILVSAFPKILKVFPKPGAWMVRLQKVMGVLLLATVAWLLWLVNEQAGMAGVGMFAVVVTASIGGSFIVGKFAPPGAAFKRELITLGGSIVVIAAVWFAVIAPQYDAAATEHFNARMQEQMTADGWYRYSPALIEEFAKANRTVFIDATADWCLTCKTNEAAILNRDEFRHAMDSLNVALVKADWTRETPEVNALLRSMGKSGVPAYAIYPAGDASKQIVLPELLTTAAIVENIVGRRK is encoded by the coding sequence ATGAACTCCATGCCGCCCCCGGAAATGCAGATGCAGTACAGCGCGGGCGCCTTGAAAGACAGTGGAAAACTGACCGTATGGGTAACCATTCCCGAAAAGTGGCACGTGAACGCGAACGAAGTCACCGACGAATTCTTGAAGCCCTCTTCGATCGAAGTGAAGGCCGAGGGAATTGAATTCGGCGATGTGGTGTGGCCCAAGCCGATTAAAGAATATAACGAGGCGCTGGAACTCGAGATTCTGACCTTCCGCGGAGAATTCAAGATTGAAATCCCGGTGAAGGCAGTCGCCGACAAGTACGATAGCCTTGGAACCGAGGCGACCTTCCATTACCAGGCTTGCGACAATTCCATTTGCCTGGCACCTGCGAGCAAGACGATTTCGCTCAGCGAAAATGCGGCTGGCGCAAAATCCAGCAACGTGAATAGCAGCGCAAAAAAAAACGATTCCGAAAATGAAGTAGCCGCTAATAAGCGCGGCAACGAAAACTTGGAAGCAAGCGCCACGGAAGCAGCGGAGAACAGCGCCGCTTCGGCCGGAATTATCGCGCTCTTGTTTTTTGCATTCCTCGGCGGAATCATTCTGAACTTGATGCCGTGCGTGCTGCCGGTGCTTTCGCTCAAGCTCTTTAGCCTGATTAAGCAGGCAGGCGAAAGTCGCGGACGGCTCCTCGCTTTGGGAGGAGCCACAACGGCGGGCATTCTGGCAAGTTTCTGGGTGCTCGCCGCCGTTGTCGCCGCCGTCAAAGCCGGCGGCGGGTCCGCGGGCTGGGGCATGCAATTCCAGAGTGCCGGATTCATCGCCTTCATGGTCGTGATTCTGACGGCGTTTGCCATGAGTTTCTTTGGCGTATTCGAAGTGTGGCTCCCGTGGGGTGCCACCACCAAGATGGACGAAGCCGGTCATAAGGCGGGCTTTGCTGGAGCCTTCTTTACCGGCGCGCTCCTCGTTCTCTTAAGTACGCCATGTTCGGCGCCCTTCCTCGGCACCGCCATGGGATTCGCCTTCACCGCCAGCACCCCGGTGCTGTTCCTTTTCTTTACGGCGGCGGGTCTCGGGCTCGCCCTCCCCTACATACTCGTGAGCGCCTTCCCGAAAATCCTCAAGGTCTTCCCGAAACCGGGAGCGTGGATGGTTCGCCTGCAAAAGGTGATGGGCGTATTGCTCCTCGCGACCGTCGCATGGCTCCTTTGGCTTGTGAACGAACAGGCGGGAATGGCAGGCGTCGGGATGTTCGCCGTTGTCGTAACAGCAAGCATCGGAGGAAGCTTTATTGTCGGGAAATTCGCGCCGCCGGGAGCCGCCTTTAAACGCGAACTCATAACCCTCGGAGGAAGCATCGTTGTTATTGCGGCCGTCTGGTTTGCAGTCATCGCCCCGCAATACGATGCAGCCGCTACGGAACACTTTAACGCCCGTATGCAGGAGCAGATGACAGCCGACGGCTGGTACCGTTACAGCCCCGCCCTCATCGAAGAATTCGCGAAAGCAAACCGCACGGTATTCATCGATGCGACCGCCGACTGGTGCCTCACTTGCAAGACGAACGAAGCCGCAATCCTCAACCGTGACGAATTCCGCCACGCCATGGACAGCTTGAATGTGGCGCTGGTAAAAGCCGACTGGACCCGCGAAACACCCGAAGTGAACGCATTACTACGCAGCATGGGAAAGTCGGGCGTGCCCGCCTACGCGATTTACCCCGCAGGCGACGCCTCAAAACAAATCGTGCTGCCGGAATTGCTCACGACAGCAGCGATTGTAGAGAATATTGTAGGACGTAGGAAGTAG